From a region of the Entelurus aequoreus isolate RoL-2023_Sb linkage group LG27, RoL_Eaeq_v1.1, whole genome shotgun sequence genome:
- the LOC133644739 gene encoding uncharacterized protein LOC133644739, translating into MEAKTCICLCALLLFHLAAADHDDEHTVPPPDVDHRTGAPDTTTWSTGRSFNASARLETSTATPQAHKGNATNMEVTSVASVPEKGSNLTDDNTSNSSVPVVPASVAPNTSTSIPAAHTDATTTSAHQPPLEPLPVSTITPPAQTTPNSQTLSPTSAAVATTHSTTTTTATTTTTTTHSTATTHSSRETLASQPTTTPSPQTSSWSYPEASSQAPQQTTSMVPPQQTTTQTKPHPDTPSQLNVKGETIMVHDSHTPDPLLAGLVSAFVITAVIITLLLFLKLRRRDNRPEFRRLQDLPMDDMMEETPLSMYSY; encoded by the exons ATGACGAGCACACGGTACCACCACCAGACGTGGACCACCGCACCGGCGCTCCAGATACCACAACTTGGTCTACCGGCAGAAGCTTCAATGCCAGCGCACGCTTGGAAACCTCCACTGCCACGCCACAAGCACACAAAGGAAACG CTACCAACATGGAGGTGACCTCAGTGGCGTCCGTCCCAGAAAAGGGGAGTAACCTGACTGATGACAACACCTCAAACTCTTCAGTTCCTGTCGTCCCGGCCTCAGTTGCCCCCAACACGTCCACAAGCATCCCCGCAGCCCACACTGATGCAACAACTACATCAGCACATCAGCCGCCATTAGAGCCCCTTCCCGTCTCCACCATCACGCCACCGGCCCAGACCACTCCAAACTCCCAGACGCTCTCTCCCACATCCGCCGCCGTGGCAACAACGCACAGTACCACTACCACCACtgctactactaccaccaccaccacacatTCAACAGCCACCACCCACTCCTCCAGAGAGACCCTCGCGTCTCAGCCAACGACGACGCCGTCGCCGCAAACCAGCTCGTGGTCGTACCCTGAGGCTTCTAGCCAAGCTCCCCAGCAGACCACCTCCATGGTCCCGCCTCAGCAGACCACCACGCAGACCAAGCCGCACCCCGACACGCCGTCGCAGCTCAACGTAAAGGGCGAAA CCATTATGGTCCATGACTCGCATACACCGGATCCTCTCTTGGCCGGCCTGGTGTCGGCCTTCGTCATCACCGCTGTCATCATCACCCTGCTCCTATTCCTCAAACTGCGGCGACGGGACAACAGACCAGAGTTCCGCAGGCTACAGGATTTACCCATG GATGACATGATGGAGGAAACGCCTTTGTCCATGTACAGCTACTGA